A genomic segment from Nocardiopsis sp. Huas11 encodes:
- the alaS gene encoding alanine--tRNA ligase produces METAEIARRFLSFFEKNGHTVVPSASLIAEDPTLLLVPAGMVPFKPYFLGQRTPDYSTATSVQKCIRTKDIEEVGKTSRHATFFQMLGNFSFGDYFKETAIPLAWELVTTPVEDGGFGIDPEKLWVTVYLDDDEAAEIWRDKVGVRPERIQRMGMEENYWSMGVPGPCGPCSEIFYDRGPEYGVEGGPESDENRYIEIWNLVFMQYERGEGGDKAGFPILGELPKKNIDTGLGLERLAAVLQGVDNIYETDIIGRVLHRAAELTGTSYGTDHGHDVMLRVVADHVRSAVMLVGDGVKPGNEKAGYVLRRILRRSIRNLRLLSGESDTLFLHELTEVSIDAMKDIYPDLLDKAGVIHGVIDTEEKNFADTLRAGTTLFGRAAERTRQAGGTQFSGSDAFQLHDTYGFPIDLTLEMAAEQGLTVDEKSFRELMQRQKDTAKADAKAKKLGNADVSLYANLLEGAGRTEFLGYTDTASESQVKGLVVGGIAAPAARAGEKVEIVLDRTPFYGESGGQLADTGTLTVDGRGVVDVEDVQKPLPGLFVHRGTVREGEIVLDDTVEASIDTGRRHAIERSHSATHLIHSALRNALGPTAGQAGSENRPGQLRFDFTADSALGTGRLAEVEEEVNHVLAGDIPVRTEEKSLDEALKMGALAMFGEKYGDRVRVVEMSDYSVELCGGTHVGSTSRLGIVKLLGESSIGSGVRRVEAAVGVDAFKRLSKESALVGQLSEQLKTPREELPERIDSMVARLRAAEKEIEKMRAAQVLQSAGKLAEGARRHGPALVVAESAPEGASADDLRTLVLDVRGRLGEEEPVVVAMTAVPKDRPVVVIAVNKAAQKAGIKAGELVGIAARALGGGGGGKPDIAQGGGKDVSKVDEALRAVEARVASV; encoded by the coding sequence CTCAGTTTCTTCGAGAAGAACGGACACACCGTGGTGCCCTCGGCAAGCCTCATCGCCGAAGACCCCACGCTGCTGCTGGTGCCCGCAGGCATGGTCCCGTTCAAGCCCTACTTCCTGGGTCAGCGCACGCCCGACTACAGCACGGCCACCAGCGTCCAGAAGTGCATCCGCACCAAGGACATCGAGGAGGTCGGCAAGACCTCCCGGCACGCGACCTTCTTCCAGATGCTCGGCAACTTCTCCTTCGGCGACTACTTCAAGGAGACGGCGATCCCGCTGGCGTGGGAACTGGTCACCACGCCCGTCGAGGACGGCGGCTTCGGCATCGACCCGGAGAAGCTGTGGGTGACCGTCTACCTGGACGACGACGAGGCCGCGGAGATCTGGCGCGACAAGGTCGGCGTGCGCCCCGAGCGCATCCAGCGCATGGGCATGGAGGAGAACTACTGGTCCATGGGCGTGCCCGGACCCTGTGGCCCCTGCTCCGAGATCTTCTACGACCGCGGCCCCGAGTACGGCGTCGAGGGCGGTCCCGAGTCGGACGAGAACCGCTACATCGAGATCTGGAACCTCGTCTTCATGCAGTACGAGCGGGGCGAGGGCGGCGACAAGGCCGGCTTCCCCATTCTCGGTGAGCTGCCGAAGAAGAACATCGACACCGGCCTGGGCCTGGAGCGCCTCGCGGCGGTCCTGCAGGGCGTCGACAACATCTACGAGACCGACATCATCGGCCGTGTCCTGCACCGCGCCGCCGAGCTGACCGGCACCAGCTACGGCACCGACCACGGGCACGACGTCATGCTGCGCGTGGTCGCCGACCACGTGCGCAGCGCCGTCATGCTCGTCGGCGACGGCGTCAAGCCCGGCAACGAGAAGGCCGGGTACGTCCTGCGCCGGATCCTGCGCCGCTCCATCCGCAACCTGCGCCTGCTCTCGGGGGAGAGCGACACCCTCTTCCTGCACGAGCTGACCGAGGTCAGCATCGACGCGATGAAGGACATCTACCCCGACCTGCTCGACAAGGCCGGCGTCATCCACGGGGTCATCGACACCGAGGAGAAGAACTTCGCCGACACCCTGCGCGCGGGCACCACGCTCTTCGGCCGCGCGGCCGAGCGCACCCGCCAGGCGGGCGGCACGCAGTTCTCCGGCTCGGACGCCTTCCAGCTGCACGACACCTACGGCTTCCCCATCGACCTCACCCTGGAGATGGCGGCCGAGCAGGGCCTGACCGTGGACGAGAAGTCGTTCCGCGAGCTCATGCAGCGGCAGAAGGACACCGCCAAGGCCGACGCCAAGGCCAAGAAGCTCGGCAACGCGGACGTGTCGCTGTACGCGAACCTGTTGGAGGGCGCCGGGCGGACCGAGTTCCTCGGCTACACCGACACCGCGAGCGAGTCCCAGGTCAAGGGCCTGGTCGTCGGCGGCATCGCCGCGCCCGCAGCGCGCGCGGGGGAGAAGGTCGAGATCGTCCTGGACCGCACCCCCTTCTACGGTGAGAGCGGCGGCCAGCTCGCCGACACCGGCACGCTCACCGTCGACGGCCGCGGCGTGGTCGACGTCGAGGACGTCCAGAAGCCGCTGCCCGGCCTGTTCGTGCACCGGGGGACCGTCCGCGAGGGCGAGATCGTCCTGGACGACACCGTGGAGGCGTCGATCGACACCGGACGCCGGCACGCGATCGAGCGCTCCCACTCCGCGACCCACCTCATCCACTCGGCGCTGCGCAACGCGCTGGGCCCGACGGCGGGCCAGGCCGGCTCGGAGAACCGTCCCGGCCAGCTGCGCTTCGACTTCACCGCGGACAGCGCGCTGGGCACCGGCCGCCTGGCCGAGGTCGAGGAGGAGGTCAACCACGTCCTGGCCGGCGACATCCCGGTCCGGACGGAGGAGAAGAGCCTGGACGAGGCGCTGAAGATGGGCGCCCTGGCCATGTTCGGCGAGAAGTACGGCGACCGCGTGCGCGTCGTCGAGATGAGCGACTACTCCGTCGAGCTGTGCGGTGGAACCCACGTGGGCTCCACGTCGCGGCTGGGCATCGTCAAGCTGCTGGGCGAGTCCTCGATCGGTTCGGGCGTGCGCCGCGTGGAGGCGGCGGTGGGCGTGGACGCGTTCAAGCGCCTGTCCAAGGAGTCCGCGCTCGTCGGACAGCTCTCCGAACAGCTCAAGACGCCGCGCGAGGAACTGCCCGAGCGCATCGACTCCATGGTCGCCCGGCTGCGCGCCGCGGAGAAGGAGATCGAGAAGATGCGCGCCGCGCAGGTGCTCCAGTCGGCGGGCAAGCTCGCCGAGGGCGCGCGGCGGCACGGCCCCGCGCTGGTGGTGGCCGAGTCCGCGCCCGAGGGTGCGAGCGCCGACGACCTGCGCACGCTGGTCCTGGACGTTCGCGGCCGCCTCGGCGAGGAGGAACCGGTGGTCGTGGCGATGACCGCCGTGCCCAAGGACCGCCCGGTCGTGGTCATCGCGGTGAACAAGGCCGCGCAGAAGGCCGGGATCAAGGCGGGCGAGCTGGTCGGCATCGCGGCCCGCGCGCTCGGCGGCGGTGGCGGCGGCAAGCCGGACATCGCGCAGGGCGGCGGTAAGGACGTGAGCAAGGTCGACGAGGCCCTGCGCGCCGTGGAGGCGCGCGT